One Pseudomonas sp. FP1742 genomic window carries:
- a CDS encoding carboxymuconolactone decarboxylase family protein: MAIRDTYQEIEQTLGLVPEWIKQMPEGGAIGFWGVARDFWLADTKIPNKYKELIGLAVSGATRCKYCALFHTEAARLFGASDEEISEASFMGSLTMMGSTFINAQQIDYEQFRQETLSIVRYVKDHSQPKAA; the protein is encoded by the coding sequence ATGGCCATTCGTGATACCTATCAGGAAATTGAACAGACCCTGGGTCTGGTTCCGGAGTGGATCAAGCAGATGCCGGAAGGCGGCGCGATCGGATTCTGGGGCGTAGCCCGGGATTTCTGGCTGGCAGATACCAAGATTCCTAATAAGTACAAGGAGTTGATAGGTCTGGCGGTATCCGGGGCGACCCGTTGCAAGTATTGCGCTCTGTTCCATACCGAAGCCGCGCGCTTGTTTGGCGCGAGCGATGAGGAAATTTCCGAAGCCAGCTTTATGGGCTCGCTGACCATGATGGGCAGCACCTTTATTAACGCCCAGCAGATCGACTACGAGCAGTTCCGGCAGGAAACGCTGAGTATCGTCCGGTATGTCAAAGATCACTCGCAACCCAAAGCCGCATAA
- a CDS encoding SDR family NAD(P)-dependent oxidoreductase: MSNSKKVIVITGASQGLGAGMVKAFRDLDYKVVATSRSIKPSTDPDILTVAGDIGDPAVAQQVIREAITRFGRIDTLVNNAGIFVAKPFTAYTPEDYAAVLSVNLNGFFYITQLAIAEMEKQGKGHVVNITTSLVDHAIDGVPSVLASLTKGGLNAATKSLAIEYAKRGIRVNAVSPGIIKTPMHGEETHEALGSLHPVGHMGEIGDIAQAVVYLDSANFVTGEILHVDGGQSAGH; the protein is encoded by the coding sequence ATGAGCAATTCGAAAAAAGTCATCGTTATCACTGGCGCATCCCAAGGCCTCGGCGCAGGCATGGTCAAGGCTTTCCGTGACCTCGATTACAAGGTTGTCGCCACCTCGCGTTCGATCAAACCGTCCACCGACCCGGACATCCTCACCGTGGCGGGCGACATTGGCGACCCGGCAGTCGCTCAGCAAGTCATTCGTGAAGCGATCACCCGTTTTGGCCGCATCGACACCCTGGTCAACAACGCCGGGATCTTCGTCGCCAAGCCGTTCACTGCTTACACCCCTGAAGACTATGCCGCGGTGCTGTCGGTGAACCTGAATGGTTTCTTCTACATCACTCAGCTTGCGATTGCCGAGATGGAAAAACAGGGTAAAGGCCACGTCGTCAACATCACCACCAGCCTGGTGGACCACGCGATTGACGGTGTGCCATCGGTACTGGCGTCGTTGACCAAGGGTGGCTTGAACGCGGCGACTAAATCCCTGGCCATCGAGTACGCCAAGCGCGGGATTCGGGTGAATGCGGTTAGCCCTGGCATCATCAAGACGCCGATGCATGGTGAGGAAACCCATGAAGCGCTGGGGAGTTTGCACCCGGTTGGGCATATGGGCGAAATCGGCGATATCGCTCAGGCTGTGGTGTATCTGGACAGCGCCAACTTTGTCACCGGGGAAATCCTGCACGTTGATGGTGGGCAGAGTGCGGGTCACTAA